One Nicotiana sylvestris chromosome 12, ASM39365v2, whole genome shotgun sequence genomic window carries:
- the LOC138883982 gene encoding uncharacterized protein, which translates to MVRERKEQPQGESLGTAQLGMIGLCGAVMKQAIQPTENGNQYVDLTINKPARAMVDTGATHNFVTEVAAKRLELKLAPTNSRVKTVNAEILNAHGIANGVGVKLGTWKGMTNFTVTAMDTFDIILGQEFFRHCHTLIDPYLQRLLVMEREGACMVPAVTIPHGQIQAQLSAMQVVKGIKKGEPTFVATIASLEEDKNFQETVPPCIEKLLEENKNVMPEKLPKHLPSRRDVDHNIELESGAKPPTFALYRMAPPELEELKKQLKELLDTGHIRPSKAPFGAPVLF; encoded by the coding sequence ATGGTACGTGAGCGGAAGGAGCAGCCACAAGGAGAGAGTCTGGGAACCGCACAGTTGGGTATGATTGGATTATGTGGTGCTGTCATGAAGCAAGCTATCCAACCTACCGAGAATGGCAATCAGTACGtggatctcaccatcaacaagcccgctcgtgcaatggtggatactggagcaactcataatttcGTGACTGAGGTTGCCGCAAAGAGACTAGAATTGAAGCTTGCTCCAACCAACTCTCGCGTCAAGACCGTGAATGCCGAGATACTGAATGCTCATGGGATAGCTAATGGAGTTGGTGTAAAATTGGGAACTtggaaaggtatgacaaactttaccgtaaccgctatggatacctttgacatcatactggggcaagagttcttCAGACATTGTCATACTTTAATCGACCCCTACCTCCAACGTCTCTTGGTTATGGAGCGAGAAGGAGCTTGCATGGTACCTGCAGTGACTATTCCACACGGACAGATCCAAGCACAACTCTCAGCTATGCAGGTTGTCAAGGGGATCAAGAAGGGGGAGCCGACGTTCGTGGCAACCATTGCAAGTCTAGAGGAGGACAAGAATTTTCAAGAGACAGTGCCGCCTTGCATAGAGAAGTTGCTTGAGGAGAACAAAAATGTCATGCCCGAGAAGTTGCCTAAGCACTTGCCGTCTAGGCGAGATGTGGATCACAATATTGAGTTGGAGTCAGGGGCTAAACCACCCACATTTGCcctatatcgtatggcaccgcccGAGCTGGAGGAGCTCAAGAAACAATTGAAAGAGTTGCTGGATACTGGTCACATTCGCCCATCAAAGGCACCTTTCGGCGCACCAGTATTGTTCTAG